Proteins encoded by one window of Candidatus Tiamatella incendiivivens:
- a CDS encoding lipoate--protein ligase family protein gives MTKNTLYSCIVDRESVSRSPLTNIALEEVLVYSVKKGILPSPLLRIWIDPPVIVLGRFSNIEKDVNLEAVKEHGIPVTRRISGGGTVFHDFGNMNFSIYHSASGFTSVSSIMNEGLSLLTSVLSDLGFSAGIRNGNDVIVERYKVSGAASYSDRLGWLFHGTMLVSSDIDLMREVLVFPGDPSKGGRVDPVKYNPGNLAWVNPRIRILDVIDSVFNYCGMTYDLREDVLLEAEELSKCKYMNDSWLLRGFTVVCKNF, from the coding sequence ATGACAAAGAATACCTTGTACTCATGTATAGTAGATAGGGAAAGCGTCAGCAGGAGTCCTTTAACTAATATTGCATTAGAGGAGGTATTAGTTTATTCTGTGAAGAAAGGTATTCTGCCTTCACCTTTGCTCAGAATATGGATTGACCCTCCTGTTATTGTCCTAGGAAGATTCTCTAATATTGAGAAGGATGTAAATCTGGAGGCAGTTAAGGAACATGGCATTCCTGTTACCAGGAGGATCTCGGGGGGTGGAACGGTTTTCCATGATTTTGGCAACATGAACTTCTCTATTTACCATAGTGCATCGGGGTTTACTAGTGTTTCGAGTATAATGAATGAGGGCCTATCACTCCTAACTAGCGTTCTCAGTGATCTCGGCTTTTCAGCTGGTATCAGAAACGGTAATGATGTTATTGTGGAGAGGTATAAGGTCTCTGGTGCAGCTTCATATTCTGATAGGCTTGGATGGTTATTTCATGGGACCATGCTTGTATCCTCTGACATAGATCTCATGAGAGAGGTTCTAGTTTTTCCAGGGGATCCTAGTAAGGGAGGGCGAGTTGATCCTGTTAAGTATAACCCAGGTAATTTAGCTTGGGTTAACCCTAGGATTAGGATACTTGACGTGATTGATTCCGTGTTTAATTATTGTGGTATGACGTATGATTTAAGAGAAGATGTATTGTTAGAAGCTGAGGAGCTTTCCAAGTGCAAGTACATGAATGATTCTTGGCTGCTTAGAGGTTTTACTGTTGTTTGTAAGAATTTTTAA
- a CDS encoding lipoate--protein ligase family protein has protein sequence MKSLTIIIDGPRHPLVNMALDYTLLRTRPRRGEAVLRIYQWLPSGISIGRRQEVDAVVDLSEANKLGYIVVKRPTGGAALIHETYGEITYSLLVPPSSNLYQTSVEESSSMIAEALIEALVSLGIPASPQGFLGMNREENICLLKKGFADIVLDGRKISGSAQYRSKNGLLQHGSIMLHFNPLNWVKLIKTGSSLEEVNSLVGGILDLGYRAGIPDLINSIITSFSNLMGLPAVPASYEPIEIEEAMLLVERGFFRP, from the coding sequence TTGAAGAGTTTGACTATTATAATAGATGGGCCTAGGCATCCTTTAGTGAACATGGCTCTAGATTACACTCTCCTAAGGACAAGGCCTCGTAGGGGAGAAGCAGTATTAAGGATCTATCAGTGGCTCCCTAGCGGGATATCAATAGGCAGAAGGCAAGAAGTAGATGCTGTTGTAGATTTAAGTGAAGCGAATAAACTAGGATATATAGTAGTTAAGCGCCCGACAGGAGGGGCTGCTCTTATTCACGAAACATATGGGGAGATAACGTATTCCCTTTTAGTACCTCCATCGTCAAACCTCTACCAGACAAGCGTGGAAGAGTCATCGTCCATGATAGCGGAAGCATTAATAGAAGCACTGGTCTCCCTAGGCATTCCAGCGTCTCCGCAAGGTTTCTTGGGTATGAATAGGGAGGAGAATATCTGCCTTCTAAAGAAAGGGTTTGCAGATATAGTTTTAGATGGGAGGAAAATATCGGGAAGCGCTCAGTATAGGAGTAAGAATGGATTACTACAGCATGGCTCAATAATGCTCCATTTCAACCCGCTTAACTGGGTTAAATTGATCAAGACAGGGTCATCTTTAGAGGAGGTCAACAGTCTCGTTGGAGGTATACTTGACCTAGGATACAGGGCTGGGATACCAGATCTCATTAACTCGATTATTACATCGTTCTCCAATCTAATGGGCCTACCCGCTGTGCCAGCTTCATATGAGCCCATTGAGATAGAAGAGGCTATGCTGCTAGTTGAGAGAGGATTCTTCAGGCCATGA
- the lipA gene encoding lipoyl synthase, producing the protein MVGEADNPGKYRVHMTITPEYIRVARILEKHDVQTVCEQSLCPNITQCWGSGTATFLILGDICTRSCRFCYVRKGKPLPPDPAEPRRVAEAAKEMGLDYIVVTSVTRDDLPDGGASQYADTILWVRKLLPEAKIEVLIPDFGGNLGLLEKVLDVEPNVLAHNIETVKRLSRTVRDPRASYERSLMVLRYAKRYRRNLVTKSSLLLGFGEEWSEIVEAMKDLRNAGVDVLVVSQYLRPSEAQVPVRRYYKLEEFKEIEKLGYKLGFKYVLSHPLARTSYKAREAYFKARNPS; encoded by the coding sequence TTGGTCGGAGAAGCAGATAACCCTGGCAAATACAGGGTTCACATGACAATTACACCTGAGTATATACGTGTCGCTAGAATACTGGAGAAACACGATGTGCAAACAGTATGCGAGCAAAGCCTATGCCCCAATATCACTCAATGCTGGGGATCAGGGACAGCGACATTTCTAATACTTGGTGATATATGTACTAGATCCTGCAGATTCTGCTATGTACGGAAAGGTAAGCCATTGCCCCCGGATCCTGCTGAACCTAGGAGGGTTGCAGAAGCTGCGAAGGAGATGGGGTTGGATTATATTGTTGTAACTAGTGTTACAAGAGACGATCTGCCTGATGGTGGTGCGTCCCAATACGCGGATACGATCTTGTGGGTTAGGAAACTCCTTCCTGAAGCGAAAATAGAGGTTTTGATACCTGATTTTGGCGGGAACCTGGGTTTACTGGAGAAAGTATTGGATGTAGAGCCTAATGTTTTGGCTCACAATATTGAGACTGTTAAAAGGCTTAGTAGAACTGTAAGAGACCCGAGGGCCTCCTATGAGAGGAGCCTTATGGTTTTAAGGTACGCTAAAAGGTATAGGAGGAATTTAGTCACAAAGTCGAGCCTCCTCCTCGGCTTCGGAGAGGAGTGGAGTGAGATAGTTGAAGCCATGAAGGATCTAAGGAACGCCGGTGTTGACGTGTTAGTTGTATCCCAGTATTTGAGGCCTAGTGAGGCACAGGTTCCAGTTAGGAGGTACTATAAACTGGAGGAGTTCAAGGAAATAGAGAAGCTAGGTTATAAGCTCGGGTTCAAGTATGTTTTATCACATCCGCTTGCAAGGACATCGTATAAAGCTAGAGAAGCCTATTTTAAGGCGAGGAACCCTAGTTGA
- a CDS encoding lipoyl domain-containing protein, producing the protein MAANIIVPRELWPRRSDWTGIVVEVYKKEGDRVEQGDTLIDVEIEKAVIAIDSPINGIVNKVYVSKGDKIRPDTILMSIREE; encoded by the coding sequence ATGGCTGCAAACATTATTGTTCCAAGAGAGCTATGGCCTAGGAGGAGTGACTGGACTGGCATTGTAGTCGAGGTCTACAAGAAGGAGGGGGACAGGGTAGAGCAGGGTGACACACTTATAGATGTAGAGATAGAGAAGGCTGTAATAGCCATCGATTCTCCTATAAATGGAATTGTAAATAAAGTGTATGTTTCTAAGGGAGATAAAATCAGGCCTGACACCATCCTTATGAGCATTAGAGAGGAGTGA
- a CDS encoding MFS transporter, with protein MIVALGLLAGVFLAIWQFMITYVLVYVSQHMGYNPIVIGLVGSMQSVGFILGLLLIMPKVESIKLFKTALIATPIISALILKGLFAVDSVALLMAMYVLYNVNVAIFLVSIYNLVSDIIPPDQWSSGLSRFRSTSGLVMVIMVIASARLASEGTLFTRMLFYLLLTVGGIGVLVIPRAPLIPQRTLFQLDVMMDRLTRMANGVAMAAGAIKASPMHYGRVISYALDGGVSLGGILISSLIFKMGLDSMMVQIPPIAARTVGSQTVFTAVALGLAGYTIMAYVADKAGNGKTVMTLASFAGIAIALLLGKSIYAPLAFISIYTTVYMLMGLFDVESAALAMKSDPNKIRYQPVAVNLGAITGDITGGLVILHYSPHYLVYFSAIGFVLALLAWRRI; from the coding sequence ATGATAGTAGCTTTAGGTCTACTTGCTGGGGTATTCCTAGCTATATGGCAGTTCATGATAACATACGTACTAGTATATGTATCACAGCATATGGGATATAACCCTATAGTTATTGGGTTAGTGGGGTCTATGCAAAGCGTAGGTTTCATCCTAGGCCTTCTACTGATAATGCCGAAAGTAGAGTCTATTAAGTTATTCAAAACCGCGCTGATCGCGACCCCTATTATCAGCGCCCTTATACTTAAAGGCCTATTCGCCGTAGATAGTGTAGCGTTACTTATGGCGATGTACGTCTTGTACAATGTTAATGTAGCAATCTTCCTAGTCTCAATTTATAATTTAGTCTCAGATATTATACCCCCCGATCAGTGGAGTAGCGGTCTGTCTAGATTCAGGTCGACTTCAGGGCTTGTCATGGTAATTATGGTTATCGCAAGTGCCCGGCTCGCCAGTGAGGGAACACTATTTACTAGGATGCTCTTCTACCTCCTGTTAACCGTTGGAGGTATCGGAGTGCTGGTTATTCCCCGGGCCCCTCTAATCCCTCAACGAACCTTATTCCAGCTTGATGTAATGATGGATAGGCTTACCAGAATGGCTAATGGTGTTGCGATGGCTGCTGGAGCAATAAAAGCTTCTCCCATGCATTATGGTAGAGTTATAAGCTACGCTCTAGATGGAGGTGTGAGCCTTGGAGGTATTCTGATATCATCTCTCATTTTCAAAATGGGTCTCGACAGCATGATGGTTCAGATACCTCCGATAGCAGCTAGAACAGTTGGATCCCAAACGGTTTTCACTGCAGTAGCACTAGGTTTGGCTGGATATACTATAATGGCTTATGTAGCTGATAAAGCTGGAAACGGTAAAACTGTAATGACGCTTGCATCTTTTGCTGGTATAGCAATCGCGTTGCTATTGGGTAAGAGTATCTATGCTCCCCTCGCATTCATCTCCATATACACTACAGTGTATATGCTTATGGGATTGTTCGATGTCGAATCAGCAGCCCTTGCAATGAAGAGTGACCCAAATAAGATACGTTACCAGCCTGTAGCCGTTAATCTCGGAGCTATAACGGGGGATATCACAGGTGGACTTGTAATCCTTCACTACTCACCACACTATCTAGTCTACTTCTCGGCCATAGGGTTTGTATTAGCCCTCCTAGCGTGGAGGAGGATCTAG
- a CDS encoding zinc metalloprotease HtpX, whose protein sequence is MFYGLFWFIYDPIGFLVTILASTLAYGAFITLIGPRMVAGRPRSMAQLSLHMTITALLVVLGGLSLIYLTVYALEEWGGIAWTMSLQGLLILYFGVVVFFGLIQYALSPVIIRIYYKLREPATSKELRAARIVEDLSRRAGIDPPKVWIADVNVPNAFAFSSFTSRNVAVTSPLLDLLSGEELSGVLGHELGHLKHKDVQVILVLSLIPVALYYLGRGLMFMRAGDRENSGTTLALGAALVAFGVIFSFIVRHFNRLREYFADAHSAMLHVSQKPLQRALAKIHVAFENMKSGVGAEAAYSATETPAKMLLIYALVDPFIDWFYEPYRPKQVSIANIDDVVEELKNTKVSAMEELLATHPPIPKRLQFLDDLAMRHFT, encoded by the coding sequence ATGTTCTACGGATTATTCTGGTTCATATACGACCCAATAGGGTTTCTTGTAACAATTCTAGCATCCACGCTAGCCTACGGTGCCTTCATAACTCTAATAGGACCGCGAATGGTAGCTGGAAGACCTAGAAGTATGGCCCAATTATCGCTTCATATGACTATAACCGCACTCCTAGTCGTACTAGGAGGATTAAGCCTCATCTACTTGACTGTATATGCCTTAGAAGAATGGGGCGGGATAGCTTGGACCATGAGCCTTCAAGGGCTACTCATACTCTACTTCGGTGTGGTTGTATTCTTTGGGCTGATACAGTATGCGCTAAGCCCGGTCATTATAAGAATATATTATAAATTGAGAGAGCCGGCTACGTCAAAAGAACTTCGTGCAGCTAGAATAGTGGAGGATCTGTCTAGGAGGGCTGGTATAGACCCCCCTAAAGTATGGATAGCTGACGTTAACGTACCCAACGCATTTGCCTTCTCCTCGTTTACGTCTCGCAATGTAGCTGTCACTTCCCCACTCCTAGATCTCCTAAGCGGGGAGGAGCTCAGCGGGGTTCTGGGCCACGAACTTGGCCATCTAAAGCACAAGGATGTACAGGTAATACTAGTATTATCACTTATACCGGTAGCCCTATATTACCTTGGAAGAGGCTTAATGTTCATGAGAGCTGGTGACAGGGAGAATAGTGGCACAACACTTGCACTAGGAGCAGCGCTAGTAGCCTTCGGAGTAATCTTCAGCTTCATAGTAAGGCACTTTAATAGGCTAAGGGAATACTTCGCCGATGCCCACTCGGCAATGCTTCACGTCAGCCAGAAACCCTTGCAAAGAGCTCTGGCAAAGATACACGTCGCCTTTGAGAACATGAAAAGCGGCGTCGGAGCTGAGGCTGCCTACTCTGCCACTGAGACTCCTGCTAAAATGCTATTAATATACGCATTGGTGGATCCTTTCATAGACTGGTTCTACGAACCCTATCGCCCGAAGCAGGTAAGCATTGCTAATATCGACGATGTTGTCGAGGAGCTTAAGAACACTAAGGTCTCAGCTATGGAGGAGCTCTTAGCAACGCACCCGCCTATACCTAAAAGACTACAATTCCTCGATGACTTAGCTATGCGTCACTTCACCTAA
- a CDS encoding phosphoglycolate phosphatase, translating into MIKLVVSDVDGTITVGRTEFPLDCGALEAIREARERGVIIALSSGNSLPVIMGLSRYTGALGPVIAENGCIIYYNGNIARLCKGRPPEWILEKIRELGLEGSWQNRYRDHDIAFPVPLDGSGEKYYKMARRIVEDSGWDGRILYSGFAIHLQPPGGGKGKALVGLAKTLGLRRSEVLAVGDSKNDIEMLVAAGSSAVPSNADEEAKVVASYVASSPSGGGFKEIIEELVLGEVTHS; encoded by the coding sequence ATGATTAAGCTAGTTGTTTCGGATGTGGATGGAACGATAACAGTGGGTAGAACAGAGTTCCCCTTGGACTGCGGGGCTCTGGAAGCTATAAGGGAAGCCAGGGAGCGAGGTGTGATTATCGCCCTCTCCTCGGGGAATAGTCTCCCAGTTATAATGGGTTTGTCTAGGTACACTGGGGCTCTGGGCCCAGTAATAGCGGAGAACGGTTGTATTATATACTATAATGGGAATATTGCAAGGCTCTGCAAAGGTAGGCCTCCAGAGTGGATATTGGAGAAGATAAGGGAGCTGGGATTAGAGGGTAGCTGGCAGAATAGGTATAGAGACCATGATATAGCTTTCCCGGTTCCACTTGATGGTTCCGGTGAGAAGTATTATAAGATGGCTAGGAGGATCGTGGAGGATTCTGGCTGGGATGGAAGGATACTTTACAGCGGATTCGCTATTCATCTACAGCCGCCTGGAGGAGGTAAGGGTAAGGCTTTGGTCGGGCTTGCTAAGACTTTAGGGTTGAGGAGGAGTGAAGTGCTTGCTGTTGGTGATTCTAAGAATGATATTGAGATGCTTGTAGCAGCGGGGAGTTCTGCTGTGCCTTCTAACGCGGATGAGGAGGCTAAGGTTGTCGCGTCTTACGTGGCTAGTAGTCCTAGTGGGGGAGGATTCAAGGAAATAATCGAGGAGCTCGTTTTAGGTGAAGTGACGCATAGCTAA
- the thpR gene encoding RNA 2',3'-cyclic phosphodiesterase has product MVRVFIAVDIDDPLILGRLERIRDSISSTGVPMKPVETENMHITIRFIGEVPESRVDDIVREALEPIDIGEFKTKLVGLGGFPNPYRPRVIWIGVTEGSDELIGINRIVERGVRRAGFKPERAQFHPHVTIARVKGTRNLEKLVKVMISYRDTEFGEMMVSSVRLKKSILTRKGPIYETIYERRLG; this is encoded by the coding sequence ATGGTTAGGGTATTCATTGCAGTAGATATAGATGACCCCCTTATCCTAGGGAGGCTTGAGAGAATCCGTGACTCCATATCAAGTACCGGTGTACCTATGAAGCCTGTTGAAACGGAGAACATGCATATAACGATAAGGTTTATCGGTGAAGTACCTGAATCCAGAGTTGATGATATAGTTAGGGAGGCTTTAGAGCCTATTGATATAGGGGAGTTTAAGACTAAACTCGTCGGCTTGGGAGGCTTCCCTAATCCTTATAGGCCTAGAGTTATATGGATCGGTGTCACGGAAGGCTCGGATGAGCTTATCGGGATCAACCGGATAGTGGAAAGGGGGGTTAGAAGGGCTGGTTTCAAGCCTGAGAGAGCACAGTTCCATCCCCATGTAACTATTGCTAGAGTGAAGGGTACCAGGAACCTTGAGAAGCTCGTTAAGGTCATGATATCCTATAGGGATACTGAGTTCGGGGAGATGATGGTCTCTTCTGTGAGGTTGAAGAAGAGTATTTTGACTAGGAAGGGGCCTATATATGAGACTATTTACGAGAGGAGGCTAGGATGA
- a CDS encoding queuosine precursor transporter — protein sequence MEAIEERRYNALIVLTGLFIASLTASNFLASKIFAINILGLTVAAPAAVLAYALTFTFTDIISEIHGRKAANLVVRIGFASQLIVLTYIWFALKLPTAPFSPVNEESYSSVIFSGYTIITASLTAYLVSQHHDVWAFHMWRIKTKGRMLWLRNNASTLVSQLLDTVIFISLAFNVLPAVIGGNPLPWDVIGTIILGQYIVKLVIALLDTPIVYLGVMMTRNYINIPSESLTPQTGGLLKVEE from the coding sequence ATGGAGGCTATCGAAGAAAGGCGGTATAATGCTTTAATAGTGCTTACAGGACTGTTCATAGCCAGCCTTACAGCCTCGAATTTCCTTGCTTCAAAGATATTCGCAATAAATATACTAGGATTAACGGTAGCTGCTCCAGCAGCCGTCTTAGCATACGCGTTGACATTCACATTCACAGACATAATAAGTGAGATCCACGGTAGGAAAGCTGCAAACCTAGTTGTGAGAATAGGATTCGCCAGCCAGCTAATAGTACTAACATACATTTGGTTTGCACTGAAACTTCCCACCGCCCCATTCTCACCAGTAAACGAGGAATCCTATAGTAGCGTCATCTTCAGCGGGTACACTATTATAACAGCGAGCCTGACCGCCTACCTAGTAAGCCAGCACCATGACGTCTGGGCATTCCATATGTGGAGAATTAAGACTAAGGGAAGAATGCTATGGCTTAGGAACAACGCTTCAACACTCGTAAGCCAGCTACTTGACACGGTTATATTCATATCACTAGCCTTCAACGTCCTCCCTGCAGTAATTGGAGGCAACCCGTTGCCATGGGATGTGATCGGTACAATTATACTAGGCCAGTATATTGTGAAGCTGGTAATAGCACTCCTAGACACACCTATAGTATACCTGGGTGTAATGATGACTAGGAACTACATTAACATACCATCGGAATCTCTAACTCCTCAAACAGGAGGATTGTTAAAGGTGGAAGAATAA
- a CDS encoding DUF5591 domain-containing protein, whose amino-acid sequence MDDRGKEGICPGVVWSGGEYDWIPPRGERLYLRGVGWKFLAEWPFNEAHRKLLVNYRPSRKYRAGLFIPCSYGKPYSQSYIHYFIRKTIANYIRKGILHEVILTNAGVVPRELDEHWPYTAYDWNPTKETTEIKKCYKNILKQRIRDYLGKFGEYYESYIAYLRWDSDSWMALKEASKELGYTVPNLAAENVPLIELDELDLGLGYKLDPDLILITPTSLKNLVNGLESIIGEVVK is encoded by the coding sequence GTGGATGATAGGGGAAAGGAAGGGATATGCCCCGGAGTAGTCTGGAGCGGCGGCGAATACGATTGGATACCGCCTAGAGGCGAAAGACTCTACCTTAGAGGTGTCGGATGGAAATTTCTAGCCGAATGGCCCTTCAATGAAGCCCACCGTAAATTACTCGTCAATTACAGGCCCTCAAGGAAATACCGGGCAGGCCTCTTTATACCATGCTCCTATGGAAAACCCTACAGCCAAAGCTACATTCACTACTTCATCAGGAAAACAATTGCCAACTACATTAGGAAAGGCATCCTACACGAAGTCATACTCACCAATGCGGGCGTGGTGCCCCGGGAACTAGACGAACACTGGCCATACACAGCATACGACTGGAATCCAACCAAGGAAACAACAGAGATAAAAAAGTGCTACAAAAACATACTTAAGCAAAGAATAAGGGATTACCTGGGGAAATTCGGGGAATACTATGAAAGCTACATTGCATATCTAAGATGGGATAGTGACAGTTGGATGGCTCTAAAAGAAGCGTCTAAGGAACTAGGCTATACCGTACCCAACCTCGCCGCCGAAAATGTTCCTCTAATAGAGTTAGATGAACTCGACCTAGGCTTGGGATACAAGTTGGACCCGGATCTAATACTAATTACACCCACAAGCCTCAAAAACCTCGTAAATGGGCTTGAATCGATTATAGGAGAGGTAGTAAAATGA
- the fliE gene encoding flagellar hook-basal body complex protein FliE, with translation MTRILVLVTGLPGSGKSIVSEVAREKGIPTVVMGDVVREEAVKRGVKLLPENLSIIANDLREKYGKAAIALFTTDKIRRNHASSAVVVVDGVRSLDEVAVFEELGNVCIIAVHASPTRRFERIRQRGRPGDPNDWAQFLGRDLVELSWGIGNVIALADYIVVNESSKDDTRMQSERVIMEVLDNGGRGCSRGRGKAYGRR, from the coding sequence ATGACTAGAATACTGGTACTAGTCACCGGACTACCAGGTAGTGGGAAAAGCATAGTTAGTGAAGTGGCACGCGAGAAAGGAATACCAACAGTAGTTATGGGCGATGTTGTCAGGGAAGAAGCAGTAAAAAGAGGAGTAAAACTCCTCCCGGAGAACCTATCTATAATAGCCAATGATTTAAGGGAAAAATATGGGAAAGCAGCAATTGCATTGTTTACAACGGATAAGATAAGGAGGAACCATGCATCCTCGGCAGTAGTAGTTGTAGACGGTGTAAGGAGCTTAGATGAAGTAGCTGTTTTCGAGGAACTAGGCAATGTATGCATTATAGCAGTACACGCCAGTCCCACCAGAAGATTTGAGAGAATAAGGCAGAGGGGTAGGCCTGGTGATCCTAACGACTGGGCCCAGTTCTTAGGCAGAGACCTGGTTGAACTGTCGTGGGGGATAGGAAACGTTATAGCCCTCGCTGACTACATCGTCGTAAACGAGTCATCAAAGGATGACACAAGGATGCAATCCGAGAGAGTGATAATGGAGGTACTGGATAATGGAGGTAGAGGTTGCAGCAGAGGCAGAGGTAAGGCCTACGGAAGACGCTGA
- a CDS encoding carboxypeptidase M32, whose product MVSRKKIIREIIGKYRTIWSLGVSGSLMGWDQETYMPPRGVKERSIAGSNIAVLRHQLILKPDFVELVEKASRKRNLNDVEKGIVRVLKRGIDQARKIPPEHIAEVSKTTTLALEFWKKAKANGDYEIFKPYLAKIVELTRKTADYLGYEKHPLDALLDLYEEGLTTSDVDSMFNKLEPGLKKVYDKIMDEYTVPDKHPLEEVRYRAESMKKLNNKALTILGYPWDRARLDISAHPFTIGIGINDVRITTRYEGLDFKRSLLSTIHEFGHALYELGVDQRFIATPVAGGVSLGVHESQSRFWENQIGRSKEFVESFYPYMKRYLVFLRNYTPEDVYLYFNTVRPSLIRTEADEVTYNFHIMLRYRLEKMMIEGSLGIEELPQVWNEEMERLLGVEPKSHSEGVLQDIHWSMGSIGYFPTYSIGTLLSAQIMRKIRGEIPDVDEDVRRLKFGRIRRWLRENIHRHGSVYPPKDLIRRALGMDLEPEVYVAYLEQKYLR is encoded by the coding sequence ATGGTTTCTCGTAAGAAAATTATCAGAGAAATTATAGGGAAATACAGAACAATCTGGTCCCTAGGAGTATCCGGGAGCCTCATGGGATGGGATCAGGAAACATATATGCCTCCAAGAGGAGTCAAGGAGCGAAGCATAGCAGGTAGCAACATTGCAGTCCTCAGACACCAGCTAATATTAAAGCCTGACTTCGTCGAACTAGTTGAAAAGGCTTCGAGGAAGCGAAATCTAAACGACGTCGAGAAAGGGATCGTGAGAGTTCTGAAGAGGGGCATAGACCAAGCTAGGAAGATCCCGCCGGAGCATATAGCCGAAGTCTCGAAAACTACTACATTAGCCCTAGAGTTCTGGAAGAAGGCAAAGGCGAATGGTGACTACGAGATATTCAAACCCTACCTGGCTAAGATAGTTGAGCTGACGAGGAAGACAGCAGACTACCTGGGATATGAGAAGCACCCATTAGACGCTCTCCTCGACCTCTACGAGGAAGGACTAACTACAAGTGATGTTGACTCTATGTTCAATAAGCTAGAGCCTGGTTTGAAAAAGGTCTATGATAAGATCATGGATGAGTACACTGTGCCTGATAAGCATCCTCTCGAGGAGGTTCGGTATAGAGCTGAATCAATGAAGAAGCTTAACAATAAAGCTTTAACCATCCTAGGATACCCTTGGGATAGAGCACGCCTAGATATTTCCGCGCATCCTTTTACGATAGGCATAGGAATAAACGACGTTAGAATAACAACGAGATATGAAGGATTAGACTTTAAGAGAAGCCTCCTTAGTACAATACACGAGTTCGGGCACGCCCTATACGAGCTGGGTGTAGACCAGAGATTCATTGCAACACCCGTTGCAGGAGGAGTTAGCCTAGGAGTACATGAGAGCCAGTCGAGATTCTGGGAGAACCAGATAGGCCGTAGTAAGGAGTTCGTCGAGTCTTTCTATCCCTATATGAAGAGGTACCTGGTATTCCTCAGAAACTATACTCCCGAAGACGTTTACCTGTACTTCAACACTGTAAGACCTAGCCTGATAAGAACAGAGGCCGACGAAGTGACCTATAATTTCCATATAATGCTAAGATATAGGCTCGAGAAGATGATGATAGAAGGATCTCTCGGTATTGAGGAACTCCCGCAGGTATGGAACGAGGAGATGGAGAGACTCCTGGGTGTAGAACCCAAGAGTCATAGTGAAGGGGTACTACAAGACATACACTGGAGCATGGGTAGCATTGGGTATTTCCCGACATACAGTATTGGAACACTATTATCAGCCCAGATCATGAGGAAGATAAGAGGGGAAATACCGGACGTCGATGAGGATGTCAGGAGGCTAAAGTTCGGGAGAATTAGGAGATGGCTCCGTGAGAACATACATAGACATGGAAGCGTCTATCCGCCAAAAGATCTTATTAGAAGAGCTCTTGGCATGGACTTGGAACCCGAGGTATACGTAGCATACCTTGAACAGAAGTACCTTAGGTAG